GTCATTAGTTTGGAACAAGGAAAAAAATAATTGACACTAACCTTCGTTATCACCTTCCTCGTTGAGTTCACCAACTGCTTCAAACTCGCTTTGAATTCCATCATCATCTATATCGTCGGCCGCAAATTCAGGGAAGTCAAGTAGACCGGTAGCACCTTGTCTTTGACTAACAGGCACTGTGGCAGCAAAATCCACGAAAAGCGCTTCAACATCCCCGAAATCACCATTTGGGATTGAGCTTCTAATGCTAGCGGAGTCACCAGCTTCGCTACCCCGCGGGCTCGCCAATTGGCTGAGGCTCGCCCTGGCCTTTGGACCCCGGGTCAGACTGCGAACAGCCAGGGCAGAGTATGGGCTGTCGACAGCTTCCAGTAATTGTGTCTCGGTATCGGTTCTTGAGATAGCCGTCGTTGCCTCTGCCTGCAGAGCTGCCCGGGGGCCCGTTTCATCGTTCAATAGACTCAATTTATTTGGTCGCGGGGGTAAAGGTGGCCGCTCTCCCTCTGAGCTGTCACTGTTCTCATCGTGATCTGGGGTTGTAGAGCTAGAAAGATACGGTTGCTTGGAGGTTTCGACAGGCTGTTCGCCATCGGTATTTGGGTCTCCCTGTGTATTCATCCCCGCTGCAGGCATGCGCTTTTTGACGCGGTCACTCGTCGCGGGTCTTCAGCTCATTTAATGCTCATAGTTCATTGCAAATATATGGATACCTTGTTGAGTGGTGATTGTCGATTTGACAGTTGCTGGACGTTGACGGCGAGTCGGAGCTACCCCAAGGCGGAACAAAACAATTGAACGTGGCCGCCTGCGCTGCGTGGCTTCTGGCCAACATTCAACCGCCAACTCCATTTCCGACAGGGTCATCTTTGATGTCCTAAATATGACGGAGGGTAGTTCAAAGCTTTCAACCCAAATTTACGTTCGTCGTTGGCATCATGAGCCTTGATCCCAGTGCCTTTCCGAGGTCGAACTCCCCCGCAAGCTCCGAGAGCTCCTTGACGCGCACCCGTCTACAAGGCAGAGAAGGTTTGTGCCCACCCTAAGAATTGTACGAGAGGACTGTGTCCGATTGTATCTGATGGTTTTAGGTTCTCtgaaaaaagacaagaactATCGCCGATATGCGTCTAGTGTTGAACGAGCGCTTTCGCTCTTCGACAACGCTCTCCAAGAATGGGCTGACTATATCTCATTTCTCGGTCGGCTGTTAAAAGTGAGCTCGCCCGAATTAGTTTCGCTGCCCTCCAGAATTGCTGATTTTAAATCTTTAGGCACTCCAAACCCACCCTCCCGATCAACCTGTCGTCCCTCACAAAGTGTTAGTGTCAAAGCGACTCGCCCAGTGCTTGAACCCATCGTTGCCATCAGGCGTGCACCAAAAGACCCTCGAAGTCTACGCATACATCTTTGGATTGATCAAGGTATGGGTGGCCACCTGAAAGGCTAGCAATGTGCGTGCTGATGCATCTATTTACAACTAGCTCGAGGGATTATCGCACGACCTGCCTTTGTATCTCCCTGGCCTTGCGCCAACGTTGACTTTCGCATCTCTTACTGTCCGCCCCTTGTTTCTATCTTTGATAGAGGGATATATCGTTGATCTGGAACCATGGGCTATCCGTCCCGCCTTGAAAGCAATCATCTTAGCCCTACTTCCTGGTCTTGAAGAGGAGACGAGTGATGATTTTGAGCTAACGCTACGCACAATTAATAAACTGCGAGATGCCGCTAGACAACTTGAAACTCAAAGGACGTCTGAGGCTGGGGCATCTGGGCAGTATTTCTGGCAATGCCTCTTTCTCGCATCTATCACGAACCCCAGTCGACGTCTTGGCGTCCTCGCCTACTTGAACCGCTACCTCCCGAAGCTAGGTATCGCAGATCGTCGACTGAGCACGGCTGGTGAGAACGATCCGCAGAATATACCACCAGAGATACTGGCCGCAGCAGACTCTGTTATTTTACCGGAGCCTGGCCTCTTGATTCGATGTGTTGCATCAGGCTTATCTGACGACCAGCTCCTTGTTCAACGTAACTTCCTCGATCTTCTTGTCACCCACCTTCCACTTAGCTCTCCGATTTTGCAAAATAAAATTGCGGGTAGTGATCTTCGAACCTTGGTAATTGCAGCTGTTGGGGTGGTCATTCGGCGAGACATGAGCTTGAACCGCCGACTCTGGGCTTGGTTCTTAGGACCAGACTCTCCAAACGATAGCTCTTCAATGGATGATCGAAAATTCTCATCGGAAACCACTCGATCTGTCTCTGTTGATGGAAAGGAACTCACACAATCACAATACTTCAGCCGGGTAGGCTTACAGCCATTGGTCACTGGTCTACTGGACATGATCAAACAGGCGCCATGCATTCCTTCCGATAGAACCAAGCCATTTCGCATAGCTTTATCGCTAATGGATCGCTGGGAAATTGGTGGATACATTGTCCCTGCAGTTTTCTTGCCCACTATACGCAGTGTTCAGGCATTTGAATCCACAGCCCCCGAGAGCCACTTTGAAGAGGTTTTCCGCAGTGCAAGCGCCTTCTTTGATGGCGTTGAAAGTGGTGTGATATTCTCCGAGCTTATGGGTCTGGTTGATTATCGGTCTTTTGACGCAGATGTTGATGGCGACCGGGTTTTGCGTGACTTGGATCTTGCACAATTTATCATTGAGAATTTCAATGTGCGTGAGGAAGACATGGTTCAGATTCATGTGCCTCTGCTGGCATTGTCTGTGCTTGTGAAGCTGAGAGATATTTCATCCAAGAAGAACACTGCCAGCAAACAGGCTGTGACCTCCGCATTGAACAAAGTCCTCAAACCGTTGACTGCTTTACTCACAGAGCGGGCGTTCTTCAAAAAAACAGGCTCTGAAAAGACTGCTGGCAACGACACAAAGGGCCGTGGTACGGATATTTTGAAAACCGTCCACAGTTTCTATGAACAGAGCAGAACTAGTCTGGAGCTTCCGCCTCTTCCCTATACCCCTAAGAATCTTGGCGAAATGATCATTCGAGAAGCTCATGAACTAGCTATCGCCGCTCTAGAAAGCCGCGATGGGAACTCATCTATTCATGAACCACTCGATATTCTTGTGACTTTGCTGAAGAAGCTTCCAAAGTCCCGCGTTCTACGAGACCGAAGACTGTATGGAGCGCTCTCTCGGCGACTATGCTTAGGGAAGGACAAGCCAACAACCGCCTCCTTCTGTGTCATATCGACTATTGCTTCGACAGTGACGAGCCTGTTTTTCATCCAGACTCCTGGGTTCTATATCAGCTATGAGGATGCTTGTGATCTAATTGCCCCTCTTGTCAACCAGCTTTGGTGGTACCTATCACCCCTTAGTCCAAAGTTTCACGTGGAAGCCGTCCGCTGCTTATGGCTCCTGCACTCGGTCTCTTGGATTGATCACCTCGTCGAGGCGTCTTTGGCAGCTTTAATGGTCAATGTGTCAAATGCAGCATCCCGCCACCTTTCGTCAGAGCAACAAGCTGAGCGATTCTATGTCTTGTGGAACCACAGTCATCATAACACACACGAGCAGCCGCCAAAGCAAGTGCTTGAGGTTGGAGGGACCCTGTTCTCTTATCAATGCTCTATGCTCGAGCGCCCTCTTTTCATTGTCCTCGATCTTCTCTCCCAAGAGTCAAGTGACAGTTCGCAGAGCGTTCAACTATGGCTGCAAGACTTACCATCTATCCACAAGTAAGTCGGCTCCTCATCCCAAACTATTATCTACATCTAATATTTTACCAGGGTTTTCCATGTTGTCATCTCGAATCTTGATGAGCTTTCTGAACCTGATGAAATCGGCGAGAAGAATAAAGAAATATATTCAATTTCCCCGGATGACTATAAGGAGTGTGACTATCTGTTACAGACAGCCTCAAACATAATATCCGCGCTCTCGCACAATGGATGGATCGCACTTCTTACACATGTGCTGGGCAACGAGAAGCGCCTTGAAACGTCCAAACCCGAAGGTAGGTGATTTGTTTTCCCACGAAAAAATTGTTGCTGATATGGATCCTTGAATAGAAACTGCAGACTTCAAAAGCCTCCATTCCGCCATGTTTGATGCAACTCTTCGAATCGCCAGCGCACTATCCCCAGCTCCTATGGAAGTTAGTCTAGATGGAGAACGACTACACAAGGACGCACTCCAGCTCATGCGgcaacttcttcttggacCCAGAGCGGAGGAACTAGTGGAGTCTGGCATTGATGATTTTTTGGTCGAGCGCCTTCTTGTATCCTCTGAGGGAGGTAGTATCGCGGTTCAGGGTGCACTGATCGACACACTCCTTGCTGCATTGAAGGTGCGATTTGCGCAAGTGTAtctaccaccaccgccacctCGGCCGAAACATTTACGAGCTGCCTCCCAAGATAGGCTGACCAGTCCTTCGATCTTGTCGTTCACCAGTGAAAAGGGGGACCTGAGACAACTGCTAACGCAGCTACCGCAGCCGCCAGAGCGGCTTCTTGATTGTCTTATAAAGGGCATTAGCTCGACTAAATCCCGAGGAATTGTGGACAAGTGGATAGTCTTGCTATGTGAGGTGCTCCCTCTTTACTCAGGCTCCATATTCCAGATCCTATTGATGCTCGTGGAATGTTTATGCAGGGAAATCCGAGCATCATATGGTAGACTTCAGCTGTCTTTCCAGCAAACAGAGGATTGGCCGCAGGACCGTTCTGAGCATGTCACCATTGCCCTTCTGACTGGTCTCGAGACCTGCATCGCAAATGCCCACGAACGTCTCATTGTGGAAGAATCCAATGTTCCAACAGTCAAGACCCCTGACCAAGCCCAGGGCTTCTTCGGAAACATGGTGTCCGGGGTATTCAATTCGGAAGGCGGACAAGGTCGCCCAAATACCGCCAACGACCGCTTGACTGTTCTTCTCTGTTTCCAAGATGCCGTTCGTTTGTGCTTCTCTATCTGGGCGTGGGGTGCAGGAGATCACAGCAACTCTCTCCCCGATTGCGAATCTCTAGCCTCATTTCAGTACACCTCTTTGCGGATGAGAAACCGCTCACGGCGGATCTTAGAGCACTTTTTCACCGCAGAGGCACTTGAGTGCCTTGAAACCTTGGTGGAAATGTGGACCAAGGCTGACAAGGAGATAGCGTCACTAATTTTTAATCTCCTTCATACACTCGATGGGTCAAGCCCAAAAATCACAATTCCTGCCATTTTCAATGCGATCTACACTCGCACTAATCCTAGTGCCCTGGATCCTAGCCGGAAGTCTTCGTTGACATCCAATCTTTCTGAGTCCGAGCTTGCTAGCTTTTTGGTTACTTATGCCCGCTCACTGGACGACGATGTCCTTGACGAGATTTGGACAGACTGCACAACTTTCTTGCGCGATGTTCTTAGCAACCCATTCCCGCACCGGCAGATTCTTCCACGTCTGATTGAATTCGCGGCTATTTTAGGGGTGAAATTGGAGAATACAACCTTCGGTGAAGACCGCCGTATGCGAAAGGAACTTGGAGTATGTGTATTCACTGCTGGATT
Above is a window of Penicillium digitatum chromosome 2, complete sequence DNA encoding:
- a CDS encoding Cellular morphogenesis regulator DopA yields the protein MSLDPSAFPRSNSPASSESSLTRTRLQGREGSLKKDKNYRRYASSVERALSLFDNALQEWADYISFLGRLLKALQTHPPDQPVVPHKVLVSKRLAQCLNPSLPSGVHQKTLEVYAYIFGLIKLEGLSHDLPLYLPGLAPTLTFASLTVRPLFLSLIEGYIVDLEPWAIRPALKAIILALLPGLEEETSDDFELTLRTINKLRDAARQLETQRTSEAGASGQYFWQCLFLASITNPSRRLGVLAYLNRYLPKLGIADRRLSTAGENDPQNIPPEILAAADSVILPEPGLLIRCVASGLSDDQLLVQRNFLDLLVTHLPLSSPILQNKIAGSDLRTLVIAAVGVVIRRDMSLNRRLWAWFLGPDSPNDSSSMDDRKFSSETTRSVSVDGKELTQSQYFSRVGLQPLVTGLLDMIKQAPCIPSDRTKPFRIALSLMDRWEIGGYIVPAVFLPTIRSVQAFESTAPESHFEEVFRSASAFFDGVESGVIFSELMGLVDYRSFDADVDGDRVLRDLDLAQFIIENFNVREEDMVQIHVPLLALSVLVKLRDISSKKNTASKQAVTSALNKVLKPLTALLTERAFFKKTGSEKTAGNDTKGRGTDILKTVHSFYEQSRTSLELPPLPYTPKNLGEMIIREAHELAIAALESRDGNSSIHEPLDILVTLLKKLPKSRVLRDRRLYGALSRRLCLGKDKPTTASFCVISTIASTVTSLFFIQTPGFYISYEDACDLIAPLVNQLWWYLSPLSPKFHVEAVRCLWLLHSVSWIDHLVEASLAALMVNVSNAASRHLSSEQQAERFYVLWNHSHHNTHEQPPKQVLEVGGTLFSYQCSMLERPLFIVLDLLSQESSDSSQSVQLWLQDLPSIHKVFHVVISNLDELSEPDEIGEKNKEIYSISPDDYKECDYLLQTASNIISALSHNGWIALLTHVLGNEKRLETSKPEETADFKSLHSAMFDATLRIASALSPAPMEVSLDGERLHKDALQLMRQLLLGPRAEELVESGIDDFLVERLLVSSEGGSIAVQGALIDTLLAALKVRFAQVYLPPPPPRPKHLRAASQDRLTSPSILSFTSEKGDLRQLLTQLPQPPERLLDCLIKGISSTKSRGIVDKWIVLLCEVLPLYSGSIFQILLMLVECLCREIRASYGRLQLSFQQTEDWPQDRSEHVTIALLTGLETCIANAHERLIVEESNVPTVKTPDQAQGFFGNMVSGVFNSEGGQGRPNTANDRLTVLLCFQDAVRLCFSIWAWGAGDHSNSLPDCESLASFQYTSLRMRNRSRRILEHFFTAEALECLETLVEMWTKADKEIASLIFNLLHTLDGSSPKITIPAIFNAIYTRTNPSALDPSRKSSLTSNLSESELASFLVTYARSLDDDVLDEIWTDCTTFLRDVLSNPFPHRQILPRLIEFAAILGVKLENTTFGEDRRMRKELGDVLLRLLTAVFTSKPLGLSHDTGPMARSSVDHDRTSVTHTGPDDMLSILAVSMPSFITTLGDSDRINTAITSVSTNVVGPLIRSRLFPNNLNRNVMVLLQQMAKVPAAAKLWKKDISDAFHDARFFGLHLELVKDSWIDLLRQWVLADKERLSEFLVRLPPPSSAGIMFGVGASAARLEADRKAQLNLRRIALLLLSASDDYFVGELPALLQKLEDLLAATSASSPSSATRAEVFMVLRAVALKSSASAMAPFWPLINTELQEAISAVPQGSQPEVYNSYSLLQACKLLDVLLVLTPDDFQLLEWLFVTDTIDAVYPPDRWEPIALADEISQTFGPRGAGSPTIPTETNEAQTHSGLKRPWLISDWIRETAKDDIVERVLRPFFARLSIYVFESTYGMGSVDLTVCRDDLLADLFNESTMAN